From the genome of Streptomyces xanthophaeus:
TACGGCTCCGTACCTGGCGCGGGCCCTCGGGTCCGGCAGGGACGGGGAGCCGGGGCGGGCATAGGCTGCCGGGCATGTTCTGGAAACGCCGGAGGGAACCGGCTCCGGCGGCGGAAGCGACCGCCTCCGTACGTCCGGCGGAGCCGGTCGCGCGGCTCCCCGTGACGAACGACGGGCGGAACCGGCTGTCGCTGATCCTCGAACCCTGGGCCTCGGAGGTATGGCTGGAGCCGGGCGAGAAGGTCACCGTGATCACCATAGGCTCGGCGGACGGCGCCCGGCCCTGGTCCGGCACCCGGGCGCCCGACGAACCCTTCGAGCTGCAGTACTGCTCGGACATGCTGGTGGTCTGGGCGAACGGCAGCGTGACGACCGTCGAGGACGCCGCCGGGAACGAACTGATCCGCTGGTGAGGCTCAGACGTCGCCGGGGAGCAGGTGCTGCGGCAGTTCGCGGAAGCTCCAGCGGCCCTGACGGCGGGTGAACATCCAGACGAGGTCGTGCCGGTCGGGCCAGGTGGCCGGGGTACCCGGGATCCGGTGGGCGCCGAGGGCCCGGACCAGGCGCGGGATCCCGCTGTGCTCCCAGCAGACGAGCACGGGCATGGGCCCGGCCAACACGGCCTGCGCGAGGGCGGCTTCGGCGCCGACCGCGAACTCGGCGCGGACGGGGGCGCGCAGGGCGGCGGCGAGCGCCGCCACCGTCTGCTTGCACCGCGCGGGGGCGGCGGTAACGTTGCCGCCTGCCGCGAAGACGGCCGCGGGGCGGGGCAGCGAGGAGCCGTGGGCCGGCGGGAAGAGGTGCGGGAGGCGTTCGGCCCGGCGCCATCCGCGGCCGGCCAGCGAACCGGGATCGTCCTCGCCCTCCGCGTCCCGGCCGACGCCGCCGGCGTACGGCTTCTCCGCGTGCCGGATCACCATGACCAGGGCGTCCTCGGGTCCGGCCGGCGCACCGGGCGCCGGGGGGCGCGGGGCTTCCCCGCCCGAGCACCCGGCCCCAGCCCCGGCCAGCGGGGCGAGGGCGGCGGCCAGTACGGCTCGGCGACGCGGTCCGGACCCGGAGGGGGCTTCTGGCATGGCGCCACTGTCCCCCACGGCCCGGGCGGGGCCGGGGCGCGGCGCGGTGCGGGCCGTTGCGGTCAGCCGATCGGCGCAGGGGCGGGGGCGGGGGCAGGGGCGGGGCCTTGGACCCGGGGCTCAGCGGGGGCCCTTGCGCACGGCCCGCAGCCACTCCTTGTTCATCGCGGCGATCGAGGGCAGCGGGATGCCCTTCGGGCAGGCCGTGGCGCACTCGCCGGTCAGGGTGCAGCCGCCGAAGCCTTCCTCGTCCATCCGGGCCACCATGTCCAGCACCCGGGTCTCGCGCTCCGGCGAGCCCTGCGGGAGGACGTTCAGGTGGTTGACCTTGGCGGAGGTGAAGAGCATCGCGGAGCCGTTGGGGCAGGCCGCCACGCACGCGCCGCAGCCGATGCACTCGGCGTGCTCGAAGGCGAAGTCGGCGTCGGCCTTGGGCACGGCGGTGGCGTGCGCCTCGGGGGCGGCGCCGGTGGGGGCGGTGATGTAGCCGCCGGCCTGGATGATCCGGTCGAAGGCGCCGCGGTCGACGACGAGGTCCTTGACCACCGGGAAGGCGGCGGCCCGCCACGGCTCGACGTCGATGGTGTCGCCGTCGGCGAAGGACCGCATGTGGAGCTGGCAGGTGGTGGTGCGTTCCGGGCCGTGGGCGTCGCCGTTGATGACGAGGCTGCAGGCGCCGCAGATGCCCTCGCGGCAGTCGTGGTCGAAGGCGACCGGGTCCTCGCCGCGCAGGATGAGGTCCTCGTTGAGGGTGTCGAGCATCTCCAGGAAGGACATGTCCTCCGAGATGCCGTCGACCTCGTAGGAGGCCATGTGACCGGGGGCGTCGGCGCCGCGCTGGCGCCAGACGCGCAGGGTGAGCTTCATGCGTAGCTCCGCTGGGTGGGGTGGACGTACTCGAAGACGAGGTCTTCCTTGTGCAGGACGGGGGCGGCGCCGGTGCCCTGGTACTCCCAGGCGGCCGCGTATCCGAACTCCTCGTCGCGGCGGGCTGCTTCGCCGTCGGCGGTCTGGGACTCCTCGCGGAAGTGGCCGCCGCAGGATTCGGCGCGGTGGAGCGCGTCGAGGCACATCAGCTCGGCGAGTTCGAGGTAGTCGACGATACGGTTGGCCTTCTCCAGCGACTGGTTGAACTCCTCGCCGCGGCCGGGGACCTTGATGCGGCGCCAGAACTCCTCGCGGATCTCGGGGATGCGGTCGAGCGCCTTGCGCAGGCCCTCCTCACTGCGGGCCATGCCGCAGTACTCCCACATCAGTTCGCCGATCTCGCGGTGGAAGGAGTCGGGGGTGCGGTCGCCGTCGACGGCGAGGAGTTTCGCCAGGCAGTCGCGGGTCTCGCGGATCGCCGCCGCGGCCTCGGGGTGGCGGTCGTCCACGGTGTCCTGGTGCGGGTGGCGGGCCAGGTAGTCGTTGATCGTGGACGGGAGCACGAAGTAGCCGTCGGCGAGGCCCTGCATCAGCGCGGAGGCGCCGAGGCGGTTGGCTCCGTGGTCGGAGAAGTTGGCCTCGCCGATGGCGAAGAGGCCGGGCAGGGTGGTCTGGAGGTCGTAGTCGACCCACAGGCCGCCCATCGTGTAGTGGACGGCGGGGTAGATCCGCATGGGAACCTCGTACGGGTTCTCCGCGGTGATCCGCTCGTACATCTCGAAGAGGTTGCCGTACTTCTCGGCGACCTTGTCGCGGCCCATGCGGCGGATGGCGTCCGCGAAGTCGAGGTAGACCCCCTGGCCGCCGGGACCGACGCCGCGGCCTTCGTCGCAGACGTTCTTCGCGGCGCGGGAGGCGATGTCGCGGGGCACGAGGTTGCCGAAGGAGGGGTAGATCCGCTCCAGGTAGTAGTCGCGCTCCGCCTCGGGGATGTCGGCCGCGGCGCGGGTGTCGCCCTTGGCCTTGGGGACCCAGATGCGTCCGTCGTTGCGCAGGGACTCGCTCATGAGGGTGAGCTTGGACTGGTGGTCGCCGGTGCGCGGGATGCAGGTGGGGTGGATCTGGGTGAAGCAGGGGTTGGCGAAGTACGCGCCACGCCGGTGCGCCCGCCAGACGGCGGTCGCGTTGGAGTTCATGGCGTTGGTGGAGAGGTAGAAGACGTTGCCGTAGCCGCCGCTCGCCAGGACCACGGCGTCGGCGTAGTACGAGGAGATCTCGCCGGTGACCAGGTCGCGTGCGACGATGCCGCGGGCCACTCCGTCCACGACGATCAGGTCGAGCATCTCGGTGCGGGCGTGCATCTCGACGTTGCCGGCGGCGATCTGCCGGGAGAGTGCCTGGTAGGCGCCGAGCAGGAGCTGCTGGCCGGTCTGGCCGCGGGCGTAGAAGGTGCGGGAGACCTGGACGCCGCCGAAGGAGCGGGTGTCGAGGAGGCCGCCGTACTCGCGGGCGAAGGGAACGCCCTGGGCCACGCACTGGTCGATGATCTCGACCGAGATCTGGGCGAGGCGGTGGACGTTGGACTCGCGGGCGCGGAAGTCGCCGCCCTTGACGGTGTCGTAGAAGAGGCGGTGCACCGAGTCGCCGTCGTTGCGGTAGTTCTTGGCGGCGTTGATGCCGCCCTGGGCGGCGATGGAGTGGGCGCGGCGCGGGGAGTCGGAGAAGCAGAACTGGACGACGTGGTAGCCCTGTTCGGCGAGTGTCGCGCCGGCCGCTCCGCCCGCCAGGCCGGTACCGACGACGATGACGGTGTGCTTGCGGCGGTTGGCCGGGTTGACGAGCTTGGCCTCGAAGCGGCGGCGGTCCCAGCGGTCCGCGATCGGGCCTTCGGGGGCCTTGGTGTCGCAGACGGGGTCGCCGGCGGTGTACACGGCGTAGTGGGAGCCCTGCCGGTGGGGGTCCCGCTGGTGGGCGTGCTGGTCGTGGTCGTGCTGGTGTGTGCTCATGGTCAGTTCACCACTCCGGTCATGACGGCTACGGGGACGGACACGAAGCCTGCGAAGAGGACGAGGGCCAGGCCGTTGGCCAGGAACTTCAGCGTCCGCTCGCGTCGGGCACTGCCCGCGCCGAGGGTCTGCGCAGCGCTCCAGAAGCCGTGGCGGACGTGCAGTCCGAGGGCGGCCATGGCCACGATGTAGATCGTGTTCCCGTACCAGGTGGAGAAGGTGGACAGGACGTTCTCGTACGGGTGGCCGGACCAGGCGCGCTCATTGACGGTGAGCGTGGTGAGGTCGAGCAGGTGCCAGACGATGAACAGGCCGAGGATGATGCCGCCCCAGCGCATGGTGCGGGTGGCGTAGCTCGCGCGGCGGCGCTTGTGGGCGTACTTCACCGGGCGGGCCTTGATGTCGCGGCGGCTGAGCTGGTACGCGGACACGGCGTGGGCGACGACCGCGACGAGCAGTCCCACGCGGACGAGCCACAGGGCCCACTCGTGGTGCAGGAAGGGCGAGCCGAGGGTGCGCAGCCAGTGGGCGTAGCCGTTGAACTCGTCCGCCCCGAAGAAGATCTTGAGGTTTCCGAGCATGTGCACGACGAGGTAGCCGAGCATGATCAGGCCGGACACGGCCATCACGGACTTCTTGCCGACGGAGGAGTCCCAGATCGTGCGTGTGATGGACGGCCGTCGATCCGTCCGCGTTGCCAGAGCCATGTCCTCGACGGTACGGACGAGGGTCCCGAAAGGTCCAAGACATGATGGAGCTGATATCGATAGGGATCAACTATCAAGCACGCTAGCCTGGGGGTATGCAGTTCCAGCAGCTCCTGTACTTCGTGGCCGTCGCCGAGACCCGGCATTTCACCCGGGCCGCGGAGCGCGTGCACGTGGCGCAGCCCTCGCTCTCGCAGCAGATCAAGGCGCTCGAACGGGAACTCGGGGCCGAGCTGTTCAGCCGGGCCCGGGGCAACATCACGCTCACCGACGCGGGCGAGACGCTGCTGCCGCTGGCCCGTCGGATCCTGGCGGACGCGGACACCGCACGGCTGGAGGTGCAGGAACTGGCGCAGCTCCGGCGCGGCCGCGTCCGGCTCGGTGCCACTCCCAGCATCTGCACGGGCCTGCTGCCGGACGTGCTGCGGACCTTCCACGACGCGCATCCCGGGATCGAGCTGCTGATCGAGGAGAGCGGCTCGCTCGACCTCGTACGGGAACTCGCGCGCGGAGCCCTGGACCTGGCCCTGATCGCGCTGCCGCTCCCCCCTTCGGCCCCGGCCCTGACCACGATGGAGCTGCTGACGGAAGACCTCGTGGTGGTCTCCTCGGCGGAACGGCCGGCGCCCGGCGGGGGCGGCGAGCTGACCATCCCGGGACTGCGGGACGAGCCGATGGTGATGTTCCGGCACGGCTACGACCTGCGGGAGCTCACGGTGGCGGCCTGCCGGGCCGAGGGCTTCGAGCCGGTCTTCACCGTGGAGGGCGGCGAGATGGACGCGGTCCTGGGCTTCGTGCGGGCGGGGCTCGGTATCGCGGTGGTCCCGGCGATGGTGGTGGACCGCGCCGGTCCGGGTCTGCGGGTGACTCCGCTGGCCGGCTCCCCGCTGCGCCGCACGATCGCCCTGGCCCACCGCACCGACGTGGCTCCGCCGCGAGCGGCCCGCGAGCTGAAGCGCATACTGACCGGCTGATTCCGCCGTGGCAGGGCTGCGGGCGGGGCGGGCAGGACGCGCGGGGCGGTCATTCCGGGGCCGGGGTCTGGGCTTGGGCGGACGCCTGGGGGGACGCCTGCACGGGGCCTGCCGGCAGGGCCTGGTCGAGGCCTTCGGCGAGCATCCCGAAGGCCTGATCGGCATCGGCCACCGCCGCCGCGTGGGCCTCGTCGGCGCTCTGCCCGGATTCGATCCGCCGCCAGTTCACCCGGCCCAACTCGTGCCGGACCGCCACCAGATGGATCGCGGCCAGGCGGGCGGCGAGCGGCGCCACCGCCTCCGCCTCCAGCCCGGCGGCGAGCAACTCCACCTCGCGGTCGGTGTAGCGGCTGAGCCGGCTCTTGAGGCTGGCGGTGCTGTAGACGAGCCCCTGGAAGGCCATCACGTTCGGGTGGTCGCACAGCCCGGTGATCGGGTCCCGCTCGGCCAGCGCCGCCAGGAAGTGCGTGTGCACGGCGCCCACCGGCGTGCGGCCGGCGGGCCGCTCGCGCACGATGCGCGCCACCTCGTCCTGATGGTCGGCGAACCGGTCGAGCAGGAGGTCCTCCTTGGTCGGGAAGTACCGGAAGAGGGTGGGCTTGGAGACCTCGGCCGCGGCCGCGACGTCCGCCACCGACACGGCATCGAAGCCCCGTTCCAGGAAGAGCTCCAGTGCCGTCGCCGCCAGTCGGTGCCGCGTACGGAGCTTCTTGTTCTCGCGCAGACCCGTCGTGTTCTCCATGCGCACAGCGTACCACGGATGCGTGACCGGGTTATTTTTGTAACCGGGTTGCTTTTTTCGGCGGGAGCCGCTTTCCTGGAGACATCGACGAGGAGAGGACATCCCATGACCGACGTACTGATCGCCGGCTCGGGTCCCACCGGACTGACGCTCGCCTGCGACCTGGCGCTGCGCGGATTCGCCGTGCGCGTCATCGACCGGCGCACCGAACCGCACCACGAGTCCCGGGGCAAGGGGCTGCTGCCGGGCAGCCTCGATGTCTTCCAGGAACTCGGCGTGCTCGACACCCTGGACGCCACCGGCAACAGGAGCGTGGTCCTGCGCAAGTACTTCGACGGACAGCACATCGACGACACCCCCACCGACGGCGGCCTGCTGATCGGGCAGTGGCAGATCGAAGCGGCGCTGCGCGACCGGCTCGCCGGGCTCGGGGTGCGGGTCGAGTACGGATCGGAGCTCGCCGCGATCACCCAGGACCCGTCCGGGGTGCGGGCGGAGCTGGCGGACGGCACCGTGATCGGAGCCCGCTATCTCGCCGGGTGCGACGGCGGGCGCAGCACCACGCGCAAGCTGCTCGGCATCCCCTTCGAGGGGAACGGCCAGGAGGAGCCCGCGATGGTCATCGGGGACGTCCGGGCGCCCGGGCTCGGCCGGGACGTCTGGCACCAGTGGTTCACCTCGGACGGCAATGGAATGCTCCTCTGCCCGATGCCGGGGACGGACAGCTTCCAGGTGCAGGCCTCGCCCGAGCGGGACGAGCGGGGCGAGCCGCTGCCGCCCTCCCTGGAGGGCTTCCAGCGGCTCTTCGACCGGCATGCGCGGGTTCCGGGCATCCGGCTCGTCGATGCCACATGGATCTCGGCCTGGCGGGTCAACATCCGGATGGCCACGCGGCTGCGGGAGGGCCGGGTCTTCCTCGCCGGGGATGCCGCGCACGTGCAGCCCATAGCAGGCGGGCTCGGCATGAACACCGGCATCCAGGACGCCACCGCCCTCGCCCGGACGCTGGCCGCAGCACTCACCGGGCCCGGCGGTGAGGAGGTGCTCGACGCGTACGAGGCGGAGCGGCTGCCCGTGGTCGCCGACGTCCTGGCCGACACGGCGGAGCGGTACGACCGGGTCGTGGAGGCCGTGCGGACCCCCGGGCGCGGGACGGAGG
Proteins encoded in this window:
- a CDS encoding fumarate reductase/succinate dehydrogenase flavoprotein subunit, which codes for MSTHQHDHDQHAHQRDPHRQGSHYAVYTAGDPVCDTKAPEGPIADRWDRRRFEAKLVNPANRRKHTVIVVGTGLAGGAAGATLAEQGYHVVQFCFSDSPRRAHSIAAQGGINAAKNYRNDGDSVHRLFYDTVKGGDFRARESNVHRLAQISVEIIDQCVAQGVPFAREYGGLLDTRSFGGVQVSRTFYARGQTGQQLLLGAYQALSRQIAAGNVEMHARTEMLDLIVVDGVARGIVARDLVTGEISSYYADAVVLASGGYGNVFYLSTNAMNSNATAVWRAHRRGAYFANPCFTQIHPTCIPRTGDHQSKLTLMSESLRNDGRIWVPKAKGDTRAAADIPEAERDYYLERIYPSFGNLVPRDIASRAAKNVCDEGRGVGPGGQGVYLDFADAIRRMGRDKVAEKYGNLFEMYERITAENPYEVPMRIYPAVHYTMGGLWVDYDLQTTLPGLFAIGEANFSDHGANRLGASALMQGLADGYFVLPSTINDYLARHPHQDTVDDRHPEAAAAIRETRDCLAKLLAVDGDRTPDSFHREIGELMWEYCGMARSEEGLRKALDRIPEIREEFWRRIKVPGRGEEFNQSLEKANRIVDYLELAELMCLDALHRAESCGGHFREESQTADGEAARRDEEFGYAAAWEYQGTGAAPVLHKEDLVFEYVHPTQRSYA
- a CDS encoding succinate dehydrogenase/fumarate reductase iron-sulfur subunit; this encodes MKLTLRVWRQRGADAPGHMASYEVDGISEDMSFLEMLDTLNEDLILRGEDPVAFDHDCREGICGACSLVINGDAHGPERTTTCQLHMRSFADGDTIDVEPWRAAAFPVVKDLVVDRGAFDRIIQAGGYITAPTGAAPEAHATAVPKADADFAFEHAECIGCGACVAACPNGSAMLFTSAKVNHLNVLPQGSPERETRVLDMVARMDEEGFGGCTLTGECATACPKGIPLPSIAAMNKEWLRAVRKGPR
- a CDS encoding TetR/AcrR family transcriptional regulator, with the protein product MENTTGLRENKKLRTRHRLAATALELFLERGFDAVSVADVAAAAEVSKPTLFRYFPTKEDLLLDRFADHQDEVARIVRERPAGRTPVGAVHTHFLAALAERDPITGLCDHPNVMAFQGLVYSTASLKSRLSRYTDREVELLAAGLEAEAVAPLAARLAAIHLVAVRHELGRVNWRRIESGQSADEAHAAAVADADQAFGMLAEGLDQALPAGPVQASPQASAQAQTPAPE
- a CDS encoding FAD-dependent monooxygenase; the protein is MTDVLIAGSGPTGLTLACDLALRGFAVRVIDRRTEPHHESRGKGLLPGSLDVFQELGVLDTLDATGNRSVVLRKYFDGQHIDDTPTDGGLLIGQWQIEAALRDRLAGLGVRVEYGSELAAITQDPSGVRAELADGTVIGARYLAGCDGGRSTTRKLLGIPFEGNGQEEPAMVIGDVRAPGLGRDVWHQWFTSDGNGMLLCPMPGTDSFQVQASPERDERGEPLPPSLEGFQRLFDRHARVPGIRLVDATWISAWRVNIRMATRLREGRVFLAGDAAHVQPIAGGLGMNTGIQDATALARTLAAALTGPGGEEVLDAYEAERLPVVADVLADTAERYDRVVEAVRTPGRGTEVGMTRSVPRAGA
- a CDS encoding LysR family transcriptional regulator, producing the protein MQFQQLLYFVAVAETRHFTRAAERVHVAQPSLSQQIKALERELGAELFSRARGNITLTDAGETLLPLARRILADADTARLEVQELAQLRRGRVRLGATPSICTGLLPDVLRTFHDAHPGIELLIEESGSLDLVRELARGALDLALIALPLPPSAPALTTMELLTEDLVVVSSAERPAPGGGGELTIPGLRDEPMVMFRHGYDLRELTVAACRAEGFEPVFTVEGGEMDAVLGFVRAGLGIAVVPAMVVDRAGPGLRVTPLAGSPLRRTIALAHRTDVAPPRAARELKRILTG
- a CDS encoding succinate dehydrogenase, with product MALATRTDRRPSITRTIWDSSVGKKSVMAVSGLIMLGYLVVHMLGNLKIFFGADEFNGYAHWLRTLGSPFLHHEWALWLVRVGLLVAVVAHAVSAYQLSRRDIKARPVKYAHKRRRASYATRTMRWGGIILGLFIVWHLLDLTTLTVNERAWSGHPYENVLSTFSTWYGNTIYIVAMAALGLHVRHGFWSAAQTLGAGSARRERTLKFLANGLALVLFAGFVSVPVAVMTGVVN